acactttatttttttgttgctatAGAATTAAAGGCTTACCCGCAAATATAGAAATGTCCATTTCTATTGCCAATTATATCCCACAATTGATCCAAATCCTTTTCTAACAGATGAGTGACGTAAATTTTATGGGCTTGATCACGTGAAAACGCCAATTTAAGTTGAACGTCACCGTTTTTCTCAAACTCTTCCAGTTCCTgcaaaatcataaaattattggtAACTATCATCGCTACCAAGTAGCAGAATGATAATTGCTATGCTAGGTTCGTCATAATTGCGTAATAATAAACCAGctattacaatttattcaatTTGCGTCACAAATAGGTACACACAAAAATAcactgcattattatttttgtcaaaaaaGTCAACTTTTACctaaaaatagaatatgattATTTGATCTGAACTTATACCCTACATAAAAACTTAGTTTTAAAAAGTCTGTTTGTTTCGGATAATTTTCGGTAGGAGTAGAATGATTTTATAGTAGTTACCTTTACTGTTGGGTAttcgaattatataaatatttgccatagtctatttttcatattatgtcaaatattaatatttgagagcttcacaaaaattaaaacttctaGGTAATattagagataaaaaaaatctattttatgtaGAGGAAAGgtagtatataggtatatatattgaGTGGAATTTTTGGctcaaaaaagtaaatttttattcccAACAAATGCTCGGTTTGTGCAGAACTTTGTTCCGGAAAAAGTCTCACGTAAAAGAATCCATgagtaaaattgtataaatatatagctgtataaaatttatgttcgTCTAATATTGCGTAAGTACATTTTTTCTGCCATTATTGTGCATGACATTACTCAACAAAAACGAGTTACCTCTTTGTAAATATAATCCTGGTCTCGATGTCTACAGCCGAAGTACAGAATGTTGTCTCCAACTTCCTTGCCGTTAGCGCGCACGAACGCTCTCTCTTGTAAGAACCCACGGAACGGGGCCAGCCCTGTTCCGGGCCCTACCATTATAATAGGCGTCTGCGGCTGCATTGGCAACCTGAGGAACACAGTTTATTGTTATAACAcaacaaacattaataatattaaattatgcatgCTTTTATAAACAAAGAGTTACCTGAACTGCGATTTTCTAATATAAACCGGGACGCGCGGAAGCGGCTTTCCTTCCTCTGGCTTGTGCTGGGCGAGCCACGTGGTGGCAACGCCCTTGTTGACGCGACCGGTCGGCGTCTTGTACTGCACTACGACTGCCGTAATGTGGACAGTTTCAGGATGCAACTAATAAGTAAAACGTTTATACATCGTAATAGTATAACAatcaatatattaacataatatatttgtacatacaCGTATGTTTACACGATTTATGAACTTACTTTAGGACTCGAAGAAATGGAATAATATCTTGGTTGCAAACGCGGTAAAAGTTCACAAATGTGATCCATAGGTGGTTTACAAGATGGAAGATCCTCCAATATGTGCACAATGTTTCTACACGCGTCCACCACAAACGACTGGTATAAGGCTTTCCCTTCTTGCGAGTTAGTTGCCATCAGAAGCAGTTGTTGTTTATCCTGAAATTAATAGAATGCAACATAGAGTTGCTGTTGAGATTGCATGAAACCTAGCTGGCATAAGTGCTAATTTCAAGTAGTTTATTATGCCTTTAAAACTAAGATAATTTATACAAACACgcacaaataatacaatatgcCGATGCATATGCACAGTAATAGAAGAGAACTGAACAATGACAGATTCATACAGTAGCATTGTAATAGGTAGATTACTTAACCTATAAGCGATTATTGGCAAAGTATTtgccaaaacatttttaaaatttttcggcaaaattattaagtacattgGTATTGTTGTATTTAATACGCCTATTTTTATATAGGAATAGTTAGAGGAGagaagatattttattgcgtaTGTTTTATTAGTAGTGTATAATAGGATTGTAACGAAACTTCGCCTCCTGTGATTCTTATAAGCAACAGGATTGAttggcatgaaaaaaaaaaggattttgcaTAATTTACCCATTTTCTTAATGACTACATATTTTTCACAATTTGTGAATGcagattataatgtttttaaataaataatctgtcTCCTAAGAAAATTTTCTGTTAGATTCAGTAGTTAAGGCAGTGTTGTACTGCCACAGCCTAAAATCtacttgtataatttattcacttaagagcgtttacgcatccgcgcgccgtatgtctcaaaaacagcacttttcgaaggagataatatccatcaaaacattattttaaaaacatatgaattagtttattatagaaaattttgttgtctaaatagttagtagagaaaatttttagatttattgagtatttgtaaattctttaatgattactgaacagaggttttcaaatttgcgcttcgaacgtctatttcgaagctcaaaatatcttaaaccactaaggaacataacaatatgttatttttatctaactaaaaagatcctgaagaaaaaagttagtagagaaaaaatatctttttatgtttaattcatgagaaataaaaatccaaagaattcgaaaatttcagaaatgttggtcatttaaaagatttttttttatcactatatcttacttaattgaatataatattggattactataatagaacaacatctccttaaaaacatacaatttaaaaattcaacaaaattagttctgttatttttctataaatattttaaataccactatataacgcaacgcgcaaatcgtttcaaattagtccgccttgaggctttctagatagaggacgtatcgctcgtcgctccggccagaCTCCAGTTGGCCTTTGCTgcgcgtagaaaaaatagtcacgtgtatacagtgattgccacatcttagtactttagtaagtaaaatatttttttctttaatgagtgacaataattttagtagttactataaattattattatattattatgtttcagacacaatgggaagtaaagctatttctaggcaagaaaaggaaacgcaacaacgctgaaacttcggctaaagcaagaACTAAAAGATTggtgtactaatgttataacatgcgtctgtagttatggttgttgctttttttactcattaaacacttgagcaacagttactcaaaggaaaaaaatggaaccttaagctaaaaactcACAAAGCGGTATTTACCCGCGCCCGCCGCGATTGCGGGCCCGAAATTCCAAAAGCAtgcaaataaatgtcaaaaatcaattagcccattgaaatgttgcatgagctttgtattttttagaggacccaattttatttttagaacatatgtggggggtcaatagaagcttaacctcaagtttgtggggtcgccacccttgtcccctggccaccatcatggaaaaaggggtgaaaacacttttttcgcgatatctcggaaactatgcgtcttacataaattttgtaaagtcataatttgtggcaaattgttttgcctacaaatatgtttatataactttttgccctaaattaaaaattaaagaagttataagcaaaaatgtgagaaaatgtttataaaagtttttttgctccataacttttttttatacattttacaaaaaaattacctcaaactaacttgtaaatgatcttttgaggaaaattgttccctatatttttatttatttcattcatttaaaacgctgttacagcgctctaaagtttaccgggttcgtcaatgctcatgagaatccggtcgaaacaaaatgtttaacttatttttgtttttttttattattaaaatatattattacaatttttttgttaaattcgtacaactttacttatttattcctaactcttttctttgccatagaacttgcCAAATTTAgtttatcgaatgttatgcaggtagaaaaggtatgagttaccatttggggataaaggagaaaaaaaacatttgcaggcaaaacaatttgctacatatgggctagtttaggtttacacgctcacataaattttacatattactttatcctgacgtttaaccctgtgcaggtttcggcgtcattatacttgtataaattaaacgcgtctagatccatatgcagttttacttaagtatgtagtgtttgcgtaaacttcgataacaataatagtatattctatttttttttttaatttttaggtaatcgagcctgatattacactcaaaataaataaggttattaaaagccggaaaattatagattttcaatatttcttggatgaaattaaaacactcaataaccacaacagagcaacaggttgtagtatcgaacatttacaactattgaaagagaataaagtttgcttgcagtcaacatttttaatgaagtgtaatatgtgcaatatggaaatTAAGccatttaagcgctaagagatatactgatagtatggacgtatatcgtggagctgtgaatggagctatgatgactggagttggtagatcaaatataaacgaacagttagcttccatagatttaccaatattaacgcaaaatgtttacatgaaatgttacgacgagttagctaaatgattgaaattagctgcggaggacaggatgcaagaggccgctagggaagaaactgataaagattttgcctgtggcgatgtaaaagacggtattcccatacttacagtcatagctgactgctgttggtcgaaaaaaaagtacagaaccaactattttgcttcgtcgagcgtcgcaaatattatgcaaaactatggatacaaaactggtaaattgttatatatgaatgtacaatcgatcgattgatgatcgatgtcactgagaagcactacctattaaaaaaaaactatccaaaaaaatataaccaacttccgaaaaaagaagtcttttatttctcactttttagttatacacctaaaaatgacatctcattacatacaccttctgactcaaaatataaattccaatatgtaatttctaatgacttaattaaaactttcaatacgctaaatattaaaaacagcaGATCTATGGaataattatgtggtccattataaacatcgtagcacagtaattttcctgatttattgtttgattacggagttctggtgcctatctttcggcttcatgatgagctccactttactaaagggtactttctaaattcaaatgcttaaattttttaatttaaaaagtgaaaataacaatttgtaaaattgccgttaaaatttgttataaatgttttttttttataattactaaatgatacatataaactatttcataatgatttcttacatatttaataatagaattcttcatttatcataattacataaatcataagttacattccaattagataattaaagcgaaaagatcaaaattggttggtctgactataaagatagccgacgcgctaactctacgcacacagctacacacggttctgtgtgagtgaattttgcgaagaattacctaaagttgacttcacgcgctgcacgtaaacgctcttaacaaaaaaactacattatttatgtaaaccTGAGTAAATATATACCGGTTCAATATATTAACAAGtggttatatataaattacaaaatattaatctatactattatataaagctgaagagtttgtttgtttgtttgaacgcgctaatctcaggaactaccgggtcaaactgaaaaattctttttgtgttagatagccctttgttcctggagtgctataggctatatatcatcacgctatacccaataggagcggagcagtaatggctaatctcaggaactaccggtcaaactgaaaaattctttttgggttggatagccttttgttcctggagtgctatagattatatatcatcacgctatgtccaataggagcggagcagtaatggctaatctcaggaactaccgagtcaaactgaaaaaatatttttgggttggatagccctttgttcctggagtgctataggttacatatcatcacgctatgtccaataggagcggagcagtaatagctaatctcaggaactaccgggtcaaactgaaaaattctttatgggttggatagccctttattcctggagtgctataggttgtatatcatcacgctataccctataggagcggagcagtaatggctgattgAAGGAACTACCaggtcaaactgaaaaaatatttttatatttttgtgttgaatagccctttgttcgtgaagagctataggttatatatcatcacgctatacccaataggagcggagcagtaatggctgatctcaggaactacaaggtcaaactgaaaaattctttttgtgttgaatagccctttgttcgtggagtgctataggttatatatcattacgctataccctataggagcggagcagtattggcTGATTgaaggaactaccggtttgaactgaaaaaatctttttgtgttggatagccttttgttcctggagtgctatatgaATGAGAGTTATTTATTAGAGAGAATGAATGAGAgctgaataattaaaaaaaatgcgagTAAATGCCAGGTCCTGTCAGTGAGGAACAGAAATCTTAATATTAGAGAAAGTATTATAGTTTCTTCTTCATGAACTTTTTTATCGAGATTGCTATTTGTCCGTCTCTAAAAGCGACAGTAAAGCGCCAACATTTTACTTATGGCtcttatgactgcctcggtggcattgTTTTATAGCTTGCGCGGTACCGCTACCGCTGTGAGGTCTCAGGATCGAACGCGGACATTagttaatattagatttttctactcagtatcagccaagAGTCTTCAATTTGTACCCGATTTGGCAATAAACTGGCTACCTATCAcatatgggacggaatatacggCAAAAAGTGTCTTGGTTGCGAGAAAGAAATTGTCCTTTAAATTTTCGCATATCCAGGTTTGACTGTAATTTTATGAGTggatagtataatattttttttgtacggttttatGTCTGtattagagactttcccgcccatACACCACCACAACTCCTGTTTTTATGCCTGTActaatttaaacttattgttttatagataaactgttataaaatggtatagtataatatatatacatacttgtatatttattaaattattggcAACTTGCTTTTTAcacagaaaatattaaatcacgTTTTCACATTGAGTAACCTTTCTCACATTTCTGCTCACGTAAAGGAATAGTGAAAGAGATATGTCAGCAATTCCAATTAACGTTaacaagtgtttttttttttagataattacataatatcacTGGCTTCAATAAGATTTTATTGacgtaacaataatttaatttattcatttatggtCGTAATATAcaaggatttaaaataaatttgaataataatattcttactaaaaatatgatgttataCCTCCAAGGCCTAGCGGTAgtctgtttaatttttatctataattatttattggaatataTACTTAaccaaaatatacttactttttcaTCCGCACAATACTCTGCAAGTTCCCGAAGGATGTGCGTGCGAGGTAATGCAGTTATTTCTATGTAGTGCGACAGAGCTGTTCTGTAAGACGTCGGGCATGGGAATGGATTCTTCTTTGTGCTTTCTTGGTCAGTGTTGATAAGTGAGAAAATCTCGTCAAGATTTGAGCCTGTTAGGTTTCCAAGTCTTTCCACCAGGTTTGAATCGTTGATAGGGTATATGGCCACATGGTCACCTAAAATACGATTATAAGTTCTATATAGAACACGACAGGGCGGCACTCAACAATGTTTCTTTCTCTATATTGCAATAGCGTTGCGTTATTTTAAAGTGGCGTGTGCAAATACTTGCACAGTGGAGATGCATTTTTTTGCACCTTATGTGCAGACTGCTTGCATGATAGACACGAGGCTTGAGAAATAAAGGAAGATGGATCATTAGGCGCCATATTAAGTTGCTTCAGATTTATAATGAACTTACCAGCTTCATAACGCATTTTGGAATCTGAAATGTCAAGCTCCACATGTAAACAAGACCTGTCGCCACCATGGTGGAGTTCTCTGTTCACTTTGATTTGAGCTAGGAATGGATTTTTCGCGTCATAGGgactgaaataaaaatcacataatGGATATCAATTTTCAGCATACTGTTCCAATATATCAACTCATGTTTTTTACGACTAAATATAAGACTAACATGCCACATATCTGTTGCTATCCACCCCAAACAATCATTAAATTAATCCAAAATATTCCAGATTTAAACATTCAGTAGATGTACAGATTTTACTTACGGTCTTTGTACTTGCAAGGAGTGTAACCTGGCTATTTCGCCAGTAAACACATTGTTTGGTGGTATTTCATCAGGAGCGTGCACAACTAAACGGAACTGTCTTATTAATTCTTCTTCACCAGTGCTCTCTATGTTGTATTTTTCACATACCGCTGGCCAAAACTTGTCTTTCCATGTTATGAAATCATCTTCAatactgaaatattttgaacaagtttgacaaaattgttttaagaaatatatctgataaaaaaatcatacttatTGTTTAAATCAATCCCTGATATGTCTTATTATTGGGTACCACCTATGATTTCCTGCCTTTATTCTTCagttataatgatataaattttgTCTAAAATGGTATACAAACTCTACATATATGTTAGGAATTGATTACACAAGTTTCCAATGGACACCGACTTTTAATCAAATACAATGTCATACAACAAgactttttattacataatattaaaagtatagaTAAGCTTTAATTAATTTGCTGGAAAATACATTTcaggtaaaaattaaataaagtttaaaaagagCCTTACTTTGCATCATCATCTCCCAGCCCAAGCTCAAACACCCTTGTAGCCCCGAGTTCCTCAAGCCGCTTGTCCAAGTATATAGCGACAGCATTGTAGTGCTCGTAAGTTTTGTTACCCAAACCAAATACCTGAAAATGTACCTATCTATTCACACACTTCATATATATGCCACATGAAATAATGATACTTTATACATGGGTTTGTGCAAAAAGTCTTATAGTGAAAATATAAAGAGGATCAGCCACATATTCGATGAGTTACTATTTAAATGGTAGGAAGACTAAATGCTGTAAGTTATAAAAAACTGAGTAAAATTTTTTGTACagtgaaatattaaataccCACAGGACAATGAgaaaaacaattatgtatgtCAACATTGTATTTTAAACCACCTATACTGGAACCAACTAGATAATTGATGTAATTAAGGAGAATTCCATAGTATATACTGACAAAATCAACAAGGTCATGAACTTCTAGCATACTTAATTATAGAACATGTCTTTATTACATTAAAGGTtaggtaattttataaaatacttatcagCAACATATAGGGATATATGACTAGGAAAGGGATGGTAtcaatatagggctgatattatgtttattcaaatgtttccataattttattcctaCAGAATAAGGcatataaacaattaaaaaatactgttccAGTCTCTGGatcttattaattaacaaaaactgCCAGGTATTTATACTGTACAGTCTAACCTAATATGCAGGAAATCAGAAAACAAattgtagataaaaaataaatctttttgctgaaacaaatatttgccaaaatattgattaacaatattttttctatattcttCTGCATGTTCATAAGttaaattacaaacttattattgtatattatattgcatCATCTTTTAAATCCATTAAATCCTACTATTATTACTAGTATGAATGTGAAAGTTTATGAAGATGATAATACAAATTCATAAACCATGGAATGAATTTAGATGAAAATTGTAggatagttttatattttttattacaaggaAAACCtttcttataagtaaaaaatactttgatcattcaaaaagatattataataattaatattttccacCATTCTCTGTACAATAAATTGAAAGAGATTTGAATTTGCTgttggtaagatatattttatatgcgcccAGAGAGTGACCACCTCATTACtcaagatgttaaaacctgcTATAGTGGCTCATGTAAGCATGTAGCATTtcaggatcagtctgtgtatattgGATTCTGACAAGCTGGAATAACTGTGTCGtttgccgaagggtaatcatctctcatcagtcagtATTCTACTGGTCCccatccacttaccatcagatgcagggTGTCACATTGCCAtggctatataaaaaaatacaaatatttcacaatttgGACATGCAGGTGATAAGTATAATTTGCCCTTaagatttaaacaaaaaatgaaatcAGCAAACTCTTATCTGAATGCCTTGAAACAGTGTCCTCAAGACTCATCATTACACATGACActaatgaacaaaaaaatatattgataaaagtAAATGGTATCAtggaatcatcatcatcatcatggaagcataatatttataggttaaaaaataaaatgaatgaaacaTTTACCAAAATTAGGATTTCATACCGTATGTCTTAGCTTTAGTATGGGAGTTGTTAATAATCGCCTAAATTTAAGCACCTGAGGTAAAATACTGATTACACTCatgtttaaaatgttgtaataaTCTTATATTCTTACAATAGATCATTGACATAGAAAATTGCCATAAGATTTATGACAAACAACCCcaagcaaattaaaaaatactccAAGCTCACAGTCCACTTTTCATACTGTgtgtaataaacattttgtgcACTCATAACCAATAAAGAACGGAAAATTGTTCACATTTCACTTAGATGcgaatattacatttaaaagaaattttacaaattatttatctagCCACTAGCTggaaaaaatgctttatatatacatattattatctatattttaggTAAGTACCTACACCTCAGAGAAAATAGCAATGAAATTTGATTAGTGACATTTCGCGTTTGACACTTGACAGTCACAGTAAGGAATTTATCtaccttttaaaattatttacttcccTAGATACTAGTCATTTGAGCAGATATATTACTTGCCTGTGTTATTtgcatgttaaatattatttacgttttttagtttaaaatgtgTTACAATGACGTCTATTATATTAGAACGCTAACAAATGTCTAggcaacattttataatttagtataatatttaagagAAATAATTTGTTCGTTTGTATTCGACAAATGCTGAAACGCAACTACTGatccgattttgatttttttttcattaataggtAACTCCTAGGGCTTTCAGTCTCGTTGTATTTATGAGTCCTGGGGTAACATTCGAAACTGCCCAGTCtcggtatatatatatacccgAAAAAAAACAAGACTTTCGACATTGGCGGGTAGATGAATTTCGATTTCAAAATTGGTTTCATATAAATAGGCTACGAATACAGTCTTTATAAGATATTTCAAGTACCTAATTTATCACACTGCGcgcctaaaataaaaacaaagcccgtaattgcaagaagacggattcgcccctgtagacggaatagggcctccTGACCttaatgatatatatatttttttatagttgggTACGTGAAAAACAAAgtgcattaaatattaaatactttacgCATAAGCAGCTGACCCCAATATTTATAGCAGGATATCCTTTCCTTAACACCATTTTCAAAGTTTTTCCACATGCATGGTTGTTGGCAAGTCATGGTGATATTTCAAAAGATTATTTAGCtcatatcatattatattctcAATATAGAACTGGTAGTGTGGATGaccaatttgtttttatgattgtattcaattgttttatttgtttgtcacGCTTGGAAGTAACAATATAGCTGTGATAGGTACGTGCGAATTGTTTATATCCGGAGTTAATTTAGTACCATTGAATAT
This genomic window from Manduca sexta isolate Smith_Timp_Sample1 chromosome 17, JHU_Msex_v1.0, whole genome shotgun sequence contains:
- the LOC115454608 gene encoding NADPH--cytochrome P450 reductase isoform X1; the encoded protein is MSENTQDVLKDAATGAAAAAAVGGSLFSTFDIVVLIILLGGTIWWLYNSKKENKKDEILLSKYSIQAAGSIQVTENSFINKLKSSGRSLVVFYGSQTGTAEEFAGRLAKEGMRYKMKGMVADPEECDMEELMKLQEIPNSLAVFCMATYGEGDPTDNSMEFYEWIKNGDPDLTGLNYAVFGLGNKTYEHYNAVAIYLDKRLEELGATRVFELGLGDDDANIEDDFITWKDKFWPAVCEKYNIESTGEEELIRQFRLVVHAPDEIPPNNVFTGEIARLHSLQVQRPPYDAKNPFLAQIKVNRELHHGGDRSCLHVELDISDSKMRYEAGDHVAIYPINDSNLVERLGNLTGSNLDEIFSLINTDQESTKKNPFPCPTSYRTALSHYIEITALPRTHILRELAEYCADEKDKQQLLLMATNSQEGKALYQSFVVDACRNIVHILEDLPSCKPPMDHICELLPRLQPRYYSISSSPKLHPETVHITAVVVQYKTPTGRVNKGVATTWLAQHKPEEGKPLPRVPVYIRKSQFRLPMQPQTPIIMVGPGTGLAPFRGFLQERAFVRANGKEVGDNILYFGCRHRDQDYIYKEELEEFEKNGDVQLKLAFSRDQAHKIYVTHLLEKDLDQLWDIIGNRNGHFYICGDAKNMAVDVRNIVLKAIQEKGGRTESEAVQFLKKLESMKKYSADVWS
- the LOC115454608 gene encoding NADPH--cytochrome P450 reductase isoform X2 gives rise to the protein MSVISILPQVLKFRRLLTTPILKLRHTVFGLGNKTYEHYNAVAIYLDKRLEELGATRVFELGLGDDDANIEDDFITWKDKFWPAVCEKYNIESTGEEELIRQFRLVVHAPDEIPPNNVFTGEIARLHSLQVQRPPYDAKNPFLAQIKVNRELHHGGDRSCLHVELDISDSKMRYEAGDHVAIYPINDSNLVERLGNLTGSNLDEIFSLINTDQESTKKNPFPCPTSYRTALSHYIEITALPRTHILRELAEYCADEKDKQQLLLMATNSQEGKALYQSFVVDACRNIVHILEDLPSCKPPMDHICELLPRLQPRYYSISSSPKLHPETVHITAVVVQYKTPTGRVNKGVATTWLAQHKPEEGKPLPRVPVYIRKSQFRLPMQPQTPIIMVGPGTGLAPFRGFLQERAFVRANGKEVGDNILYFGCRHRDQDYIYKEELEEFEKNGDVQLKLAFSRDQAHKIYVTHLLEKDLDQLWDIIGNRNGHFYICGDAKNMAVDVRNIVLKAIQEKGGRTESEAVQFLKKLESMKKYSADVWS